The genomic DNA CACTCTAATTAAGGTTCATACTGTTAATTTGATTCTTATTAAAAAACTTTAATATACGGTACACATTATCTATATAACTATATAAAAAAATGTGATGGATATGAATGTACTTTTACAATGCGTACAAGCTTTGAAGCAACATATACAAAGGAATGCAACACATTTTAGAGGGTAGAATGGCAAAGTGCTCAACATTTTAAGACACTTCAAGGATAAATTAGTAAATTGATCTATAAATATTTTTCACCAATTCCACCTTTACCCTTGTCTTAGTAACCCCCAGGCAATTGGTAATTGAATCGTTTACTTTCATCCACTTTGGCATTTATATGCATTGCAAAGAAAGGGGTCGGAGAGAAGGACAAGGATATGAAGAGAGGGGAGCAGGCCAAGAGTTCTCAGACAGTTTCTTTGATTCAATTTGTGTTGCCTAATTGTTTAATTTTGATCTCGAATTCATCCTCAGGTACGACCAATTTTCATCAGATTACATAGTTTTTCTTCAATTTAGGATTTGCACGATTCAACTGGTTGTGGACATTGTTTAATTCTTTTGAATGAATTTGTATCTTCAAATTAGGGTTTTTACAATTCAATAAATGACAGAGCTTGTTTAATTATGTTGGTCGCCTACAATCCCCAGTCATCTCTGTCATACTACACCCTGCAGTCACAATCCGTCGCGGGTATGTTCTGAACTTGTTGATTTCCGgtgaatttttgttgttttcagttATAAGGTAAATATTGTTTGCGATTTATTGTTTTCATTTGTTTAGTTTGATATTTAACTTCAAATATATAAAGTTTTGTTTTGTGCTGCCTGAAATTTCTTGCTATAATTTAATCAACTTCTTTGTAGTTTAACCCTAGGATGGTTTCATCTTTTCTTGATTGGAAACATGTTTTACATTTTGCATGTACCGAAGATTATACTTGTTCATTTTTCTCGCTAAAATGTGGAAGTTACAAGGTAAATATGGATTTTTCcctatataatatattaatatgttTAAGTACTTATTTTCTATAGGgtatgatgatgatatgatgTACAACCGTTTATGAAATTGATGCATCGTGCTCTGCTCTTGTGGATGATGGTATTCGTTTAAAGCATCTTGCGGATAGGATAACTTTTTAAGACTTGTGACCGAGTTTTATAGGTTTATTTGGTATTTAAAACATTTAATAAATGGTCTCATcggttttttttttgtagttgcAATATATTGTTGTATGCTTGTATGTCTGAAATTGGAGATATTTTTCTTGACCACAACAAGTTAAAAGAACAGGCTAGTGTAGTTTTGAGATAAACCCTTATTAACTTTTATGATTTCAACCCTTATTAACTTTTATGATTTCATGGGTAAGTCTCTGAATTTTGCTTGTTTTATGAATAAACCTTATAACTCTCTAATCTGTAACTAGAATGCCCTTTTACGAACATAAATCGATTCTTGCATAACATATATTGAGGGGCTATGGATATCCATAAATTCCCACAAATGCTTTTGGAATCAAATTTCATTAAGAGGTGTTGACGACCATAGTCTAGATTAACAGTGATAGTTTCTGATATAAACTTAACACAACGTGTAATTTAATATAGTACAAGTAGCTTCATAATGTATTGCACACTTAATTGGTACACAAACGTTATATGTAGTATTGGTCAATGTTACTTTTGCTTTTAAGTTCCCTAGATAAGtagtttttcaagaaatcaccAAAACCTATCCTTGTAAACCTTGCCGGTGTCTCAGGAGTAACGAGGCTTAGCGAGGGTCCTATCTCCATACCCAAATTCGGGCTTATAAATGTGGCAATGGATATCCTTTCTTTCTCTGCGTTCACGACTGCCCGATGCTCAATGCTTTTGTATTCTCCATTGGATACAATCTGAAAGTAACCAAGATGTCAATGTCCAGTCGAACATACATCACATATGATAATATTAAACAATGTTAAGTTCAAACCTACTACGTTCAAGAGAAAAAAACATTAAGTTACCTGTATGACGTCACCGATATTAACAATGAAAGCGTTGGGATGTGGTATAACCGGGATCCAAACACCATCTTTTTTTATTTGGAGACCTTCTACTTGATCCACTTGAAGAAGGAAAGTGACCCCGCTACCATCAGCATGAGGAGCAAAGCCTATGATTTGTTCGGGCTGTGGACATGGAGGATAGTAATTCATTCTAATCGTTTGGAGTCCATCGGAGAACAATACTTTCATTTCTTCATCCTCCATCTTCAAAGCTTTTCCCATGAAAACTAGTGTTTTTAAGGCTACCTTCTCAACTTCTTTTGAGTATTCTTCTATGGCTTGTCTGTGTTAGTTAGGCTTTAATACAAATCACATGTTTGGGTGTTGTTCAATGAAAATCATTAATATTGTTCAATCGATGGActacaaaagttttttttttatttcattgaACAATGAAAACGTTTTCTATGTACTTATAGAGAATTGTACCGTATTCTGGTGATATATAACGCATTTTCTTGTTACGCATAAATTTATTTTACAAGTGCAAACCGAATCGAGTTAATTAATTCACATTCACGTCTCAACCTTCCCTCTTTCCATTTTTTTAAACGATTATAGATTTAACTTTTTCATATGCACGCATTTTACATTTCTATAGTTTTTAGTTATTATTTAATTATCATCTATAAATGGAATTTATTTACTACACATTTGCGCACTCAATTGCCTATTTGCTAATTTGCCTATTTGCACACCTATTGGGACCCATCTATACGCCTCGTACATGTCTGTACGCGGCGTATAGCGGCCTTTTACAATTTTCAAGAGAATTTTCTAATTCACATCATATCCTATATACCACGTACAGATCTGTACACCgcatatatatttattattgttattaatatttaTTATCAAACATAACTAATAAAAGgattaaaaaaagaaatatacGCGACGGACGACACTGTATATGGTGTATATTAATCCTATAATGACCAGAATACCCCTGTAAAGACCCACGTACAGACCCAAAAGAGAGTTAAAATGGAAATTTGCCACTTTATATACGTCGCGTATTCTTTACAAACATTTTTATACAATACTtatcgttttagcaaactttatAATAagtattttaaaacaaaaacaaataaataaaaaaacattgttAAATATTCTATCGTATAGTATaatataggtctcgtataggtgTATGGATGTTGTATCATATCATATAATGTactataagtctcgtataggcctat from Helianthus annuus cultivar XRQ/B chromosome 7, HanXRQr2.0-SUNRISE, whole genome shotgun sequence includes the following:
- the LOC110867873 gene encoding protein SRG1, which translates into the protein MEQKGALHGVSLPVPNVQELAKEPLTRVPSRYIRPNQDSPIISSLPSSRPQVPVIDMERLSSQDYVHLEVEKLHLACREWGFFQLINHGVSCSLLEKLKEETQEFFNLPLEEKQKYGQKPGDLEGFGQAFVVSEEQKLDWSDMFGIVTLPSHLRKPHLLPKLSHPFRQAIEEYSKEVEKVALKTLVFMGKALKMEDEEMKVLFSDGLQTIRMNYYPPCPQPEQIIGFAPHADGSGVTFLLQVDQVEGLQIKKDGVWIPVIPHPNAFIVNIGDVIQIVSNGEYKSIEHRAVVNAEKERISIATFISPNLGMEIGPSLSLVTPETPARFTRIGFGDFLKNYLSRELKSKSNIDQYYI